In Nitratiruptor sp. YY09-18, a single window of DNA contains:
- a CDS encoding aminopeptidase P family protein, which yields MNYILQDENAVYYEVGFSCDNELLLVLGSEKFFITDARYTTEAKEAITNAQVVEARDLFAAARKILRKTKIKKIFYDPNDLSAAQLQVLQKLSITFTPKKAFSWQKRIIKTEEEIAKIKESVRRNAEAFNRFAKFLESAEGLSEKRIHFEAEAILRNFGEYMLSFDPIFAINENAAKPHAMPTEKRLQRGDLVLFDAGIKYERYCSDRTRTSYYGQSINFDKEQKFPDSKIQKAYDIVKKAQEAAIKAARSGMKAKELDKIARDIIDKSAFSGYFVHSLGHGVGLDIHEMPFINSKNDQILEDGMVFTIEPGIYIPGEFGIRIEDMVVLRNSKAEVL from the coding sequence ATGAACTATATTCTCCAAGACGAAAATGCAGTCTACTATGAAGTAGGATTTAGCTGCGATAACGAGCTACTTCTCGTTTTGGGGAGTGAGAAGTTTTTTATAACAGATGCCAGGTATACCACAGAAGCAAAAGAGGCTATTACAAATGCGCAAGTAGTTGAGGCGCGTGACCTCTTCGCTGCTGCGCGAAAGATTTTGCGCAAAACAAAAATCAAAAAGATCTTTTATGACCCAAATGACTTAAGCGCTGCGCAGCTGCAGGTATTGCAGAAACTCTCAATCACCTTCACTCCCAAAAAAGCTTTCTCTTGGCAAAAGCGCATCATTAAAACTGAAGAGGAGATTGCAAAGATCAAAGAGTCGGTGCGACGCAATGCCGAGGCTTTCAATCGTTTTGCAAAGTTTTTGGAAAGTGCAGAGGGTTTAAGCGAGAAGAGAATCCACTTTGAAGCTGAAGCGATCTTGCGTAACTTTGGTGAGTATATGCTCAGTTTTGATCCAATATTTGCGATCAATGAAAATGCTGCCAAACCGCACGCAATGCCGACTGAAAAAAGACTGCAGCGTGGAGATTTGGTGCTCTTTGATGCTGGGATCAAGTATGAGCGTTACTGCTCTGATAGAACCCGCACAAGCTACTATGGCCAAAGCATCAATTTTGACAAAGAGCAAAAGTTTCCAGATAGTAAAATCCAAAAAGCTTATGATATTGTCAAGAAGGCACAAGAAGCAGCGATCAAAGCTGCACGTAGCGGTATGAAGGCAAAAGAGCTTGATAAGATTGCTAGAGATATTATTGATAAATCTGCATTTAGTGGGTACTTTGTCCACTCTTTGGGGCATGGTGTAGGTCTTGATATTCATGAGATGCCATTTATCAATAGCAAAAATGACCAGATTCTCGAAGATGGCATGGTCTTTACTATTGAGCCTGGTATCTATATCCCAGGTGAGTTTGGAATTCGCATCGAGGATATGGTAGTATTGCGCAACTCAAAGGCCGAGGTGCTATGA
- a CDS encoding ComF family protein, translated as MRCLVCGAFSLPHICKKCQKTLLAPNLHKRQIFKGFYVYSFYSFEEIEDLLHLKYHHVGKYIYKILAQNSLQKFSQEFCYPAALVPVDAKITQYGYSHTAILAKALGSKYLKPHFNALYASNSVSYAGKSLEYRLAHPRQFRYKGGLGEVIVVDDVITTGTTLKEAKSAIEATGDKVLFAITLADAARSDS; from the coding sequence ATGCGATGCTTGGTATGTGGGGCATTCTCTTTGCCTCACATTTGTAAAAAATGCCAAAAAACTCTCCTTGCACCCAATCTTCATAAACGCCAAATATTTAAAGGTTTTTATGTTTATAGCTTTTATAGTTTTGAAGAGATTGAGGATCTTTTGCATCTTAAATACCACCATGTTGGCAAATATATCTACAAAATCTTGGCGCAAAATAGTTTACAAAAATTCTCTCAGGAGTTTTGCTATCCTGCTGCTTTGGTACCAGTTGATGCGAAAATTACACAATATGGATACTCCCATACTGCAATTTTAGCAAAAGCTTTAGGATCAAAGTATCTCAAGCCCCACTTTAATGCTCTCTATGCTTCAAATAGTGTCAGCTATGCTGGTAAGAGTTTAGAGTATCGTCTTGCTCATCCTCGTCAGTTCAGGTATAAAGGAGGGCTGGGAGAAGTAATAGTAGTCGATGATGTTATTACAACAGGTACAACACTCAAAGAGGCAAAGAGTGCTATTGAGGCTACTGGTGACAAGGTGCTCTTTGCAATCACTCTCGCAGATGCTGCGAGGAGTGATAGTTAA
- the folK gene encoding 2-amino-4-hydroxy-6-hydroxymethyldihydropteridine diphosphokinase yields the protein MRLGNLYFFDEFPRVFLSHKQRNFAIWGIGGNIGNVPRRFKKLLQILKNNPRISLKATSPILKNPPFGFLDQPDFYNGVIAFETNMSPRELLRYGLYLEKRMKRERTFKNAPRTLDIDIIFFNDLKIEEKDLVIPHPFWSERESVVKPMRYILEV from the coding sequence TTGCGTTTAGGAAATCTATACTTTTTCGATGAGTTTCCAAGAGTTTTTCTATCGCACAAACAGCGTAACTTTGCAATCTGGGGGATTGGGGGAAATATCGGAAATGTTCCAAGAAGATTCAAAAAACTTTTGCAAATTCTCAAAAACAATCCAAGAATATCTCTCAAAGCAACATCCCCAATCTTAAAAAATCCCCCTTTTGGATTTTTAGATCAGCCAGATTTTTACAATGGTGTTATCGCATTTGAGACGAATATGTCACCACGAGAGCTTTTACGCTATGGACTCTATCTAGAAAAACGTATGAAAAGAGAGCGAACATTTAAAAACGCTCCACGCACTCTTGATATAGATATAATCTTTTTTAATGATTTAAAAATTGAGGAGAAGGATTTAGTAATACCGCACCCTTTTTGGAGTGAGAGAGAATCTGTAGTGAAACCAATGAGATATATTTTGGAGGTTTGA
- a CDS encoding ribose-phosphate pyrophosphokinase, whose product MRGYKVFSGTAHPEFAAQMVQYLGVPLSQATVSRFSDGEINVQIQESVRGRDVFIVQPTGAPANDNLMELLIMTDALRRSSAASITAVVPYFGYARQDRKAAPRVPITAKLVANMMEKAGITRVITMDLHAGQIQGFFDIPVDNLYGSIIFKEYVKSKNLPNPVVASPDIGGVARARYFAQKLGYDMVIVDKRREKANESEVMNIIGDVDGKDVIIVDDMIDTAGTIVKAAKALKEKGANSVMACCTHPVLSGPAYERIEEGELDELVVTNTLPLKKESSKIKVLSVANLFGEVIRRVYYNESVNSLFH is encoded by the coding sequence ATGCGTGGTTATAAGGTGTTTTCTGGAACTGCTCATCCAGAATTTGCAGCGCAAATGGTGCAGTATCTTGGTGTGCCTCTTTCACAAGCGACTGTGAGTCGCTTCAGTGATGGTGAGATCAATGTGCAGATTCAAGAGTCTGTGCGTGGTCGCGATGTGTTTATTGTGCAACCAACAGGTGCTCCAGCAAACGATAACTTGATGGAATTGCTCATTATGACTGATGCACTGCGTAGATCAAGTGCTGCTTCAATCACAGCAGTCGTTCCATACTTTGGCTATGCAAGACAGGATAGAAAAGCCGCTCCAAGAGTACCGATCACTGCAAAACTTGTAGCCAATATGATGGAAAAAGCTGGCATTACGCGTGTTATTACTATGGATTTGCATGCTGGACAGATTCAGGGTTTTTTCGATATTCCTGTAGATAACCTCTATGGATCAATCATTTTTAAAGAGTATGTCAAGAGCAAAAATCTCCCAAATCCCGTCGTAGCTAGCCCAGATATTGGGGGTGTAGCAAGAGCGAGATATTTTGCTCAAAAGCTTGGATATGATATGGTGATAGTGGATAAACGAAGAGAAAAAGCGAATGAATCAGAAGTGATGAATATCATTGGTGATGTTGATGGGAAAGATGTGATCATTGTAGATGATATGATAGATACTGCTGGAACTATCGTCAAAGCTGCAAAAGCCCTCAAAGAAAAGGGTGCAAATTCAGTTATGGCCTGCTGTACGCATCCAGTGCTCAGTGGTCCAGCATATGAGAGAATAGAAGAGGGTGAGCTTGATGAGCTTGTGGTGACAAATACGCTGCCACTTAAAAAAGAGAGCAGTAAAATCAAAGTCCTCTCTGTTGCAAATCTCTTTGGCGAAGTTATTAGAAGAGTTTACTATAACGAGAGTGTCAATAGCCTCTTTCACTAA
- the aroQ gene encoding type II 3-dehydroquinate dehydratase, giving the protein MKIMVIQGPNLNMLGVREQQIYGPMKLEDIHKQMKAFADANGLEIEFFQSNLEGELVDKIQECLGDADGIIINAGAYTHTSIAIRDAIAAVQLPTIEVHISNVYRREEFRQKSMIAPVCAGVITGFGPFSYHLAMVAMNQIFQEIQALKQAQQQQQQQQ; this is encoded by the coding sequence ATGAAAATAATGGTCATTCAAGGTCCAAATCTCAATATGCTAGGTGTTCGTGAACAGCAAATCTATGGTCCTATGAAGCTAGAAGATATCCATAAGCAGATGAAAGCATTTGCAGATGCAAATGGCCTTGAAATTGAATTTTTCCAAAGTAATCTTGAGGGTGAACTTGTGGATAAGATCCAGGAGTGTCTTGGTGATGCTGATGGTATTATTATCAATGCTGGAGCATATACACACACTTCAATTGCAATTAGAGATGCTATTGCTGCAGTGCAGCTTCCAACTATTGAGGTGCACATCTCAAATGTGTATAGACGTGAAGAGTTTCGCCAAAAGAGCATGATTGCGCCAGTATGTGCAGGTGTGATTACAGGTTTTGGCCCATTTAGCTATCACTTGGCGATGGTTGCGATGAATCAGATTTTCCAAGAGATTCAAGCTCTCAAACAAGCGCAACAGCAGCAACAGCAACAGCAATAA
- a CDS encoding DEAD/DEAH box helicase family protein: MKFHFKEQQYQVDAVNSVCDLFDGQPKKELIKYIFYKEIKKDGLIEKEIIYNTFANPKLLVRDEEILHNLKIVQKRNSLKPSKRFQGLNFTVEMETGTGKTYVYTRTIFELNKRYGFSKFIIMVPSVAIREGVHKSLEITQDHFKEIYNKKLRFFIYDTKRPSNLTNIKSFAESNDIWVMIMNYQAFATRAKEARKIYEELDLMNSNRPIDVIRSTRPIVIIDEPQKFGKTSEEKIKEFDPLFILRYSATHKNIFNQVYKLDAIDAFEKKLVKKISVKGIEVKNTTATTGYLYLDEIILSDKHYPKARIEFEVKQQNGVKRVFKTLKEGDNLYELSNNLTEYKNGFVIKEINGLTNEVKLINGTVLKPGVAQGEVNEELLKRIQIRETIKSHFEKEQILFKRGIKVLSLFFIDEVKKYRDYDAPQAKGEYAKIFEEEYEKLKNEMKDLFNQDYFAHLDSFSTDDIHEGYFSIDKKGRLKDAKENDEDAYELIMKNKERLLSFDTPVRFIFSHSALKEGWDNPNIFQICTLRYSRSTISKRQEIGRGLRICVDRNGYRMDKQVLGDEFFDINNLTVIANESYESFAKALQNEFFEDIDRPLTFTVENLKGLKLKNREIDEVLANRLVVTFAMNGYIDENFHLSDKVREDIEKDKLILPKDLQEYEDDIIKFVQKIDASSVLRNAIEDEKAKNVKLEKLTPNENFAKFEEFWNKIKFKTTYRIDFDSNELIEKVIERINKELEVKRVKIEIVESEQKEKIRLDENMFEAKKRVVLQSDIALNNIRYDLLGELSRSTYLKRETIAKILQGINPSKFDLFKINPEDFIIKVRDIIEEEKATIFISAINYDVSGEFESEIFTINNFKGKIDEDIIKVKKHIYDYLKFDSKIEKEFAKNLETGDIIVYAKLPGKFKIPTPAGYYNPDFAILFKKEKTIYFIAETKGSLKSMELKGKEKAKIEYARKHFSYLSDHQTDDNSKLIYKVVNSIEDLDFV; this comes from the coding sequence ATGAAATTCCACTTCAAAGAGCAACAATATCAAGTCGATGCAGTAAATAGCGTCTGCGATCTTTTTGATGGTCAACCAAAAAAAGAGCTGATAAAATATATTTTTTATAAAGAGATAAAAAAAGATGGACTTATTGAAAAAGAGATTATCTATAATACATTTGCAAACCCAAAACTTTTAGTAAGGGACGAAGAGATTTTACATAATCTAAAAATTGTTCAGAAAAGAAATTCTCTCAAACCTTCTAAAAGATTTCAAGGACTCAACTTCACTGTTGAAATGGAGACAGGGACAGGGAAAACCTATGTCTACACCAGGACAATATTTGAACTCAATAAGCGTTATGGATTTTCAAAATTTATCATTATGGTGCCAAGTGTCGCGATTCGTGAAGGAGTGCATAAGAGTTTGGAAATAACGCAGGATCATTTTAAAGAGATCTATAATAAAAAACTTCGATTTTTTATCTATGATACTAAAAGACCAAGCAATCTCACTAATATCAAGAGTTTTGCCGAAAGCAATGATATTTGGGTGATGATAATGAACTATCAAGCATTTGCTACAAGAGCAAAAGAGGCAAGAAAAATCTATGAAGAGCTTGATTTGATGAATTCAAACAGGCCAATTGATGTGATTAGATCAACACGCCCTATTGTTATTATCGATGAGCCACAAAAGTTTGGAAAAACATCTGAAGAGAAAATCAAAGAGTTTGATCCACTTTTTATATTGCGTTATTCCGCTACACACAAAAACATTTTCAATCAAGTCTATAAACTTGATGCTATCGATGCATTTGAAAAAAAACTGGTAAAAAAGATAAGTGTCAAAGGAATAGAGGTTAAAAACACTACAGCAACTACAGGATATCTCTATCTTGATGAGATAATTTTAAGCGACAAGCACTATCCAAAAGCAAGAATAGAGTTTGAAGTAAAGCAACAAAATGGTGTTAAAAGAGTATTTAAAACACTCAAAGAGGGAGACAATCTCTATGAACTCTCAAATAACCTCACTGAATATAAAAATGGATTTGTCATTAAAGAGATAAATGGTCTAACCAATGAAGTAAAACTTATAAACGGCACTGTTTTAAAACCAGGTGTTGCTCAAGGTGAAGTAAATGAAGAGCTGCTAAAACGCATCCAAATACGTGAAACTATCAAAAGCCATTTTGAAAAAGAGCAAATCCTTTTTAAAAGAGGTATCAAAGTATTAAGCCTCTTTTTTATTGATGAAGTAAAAAAGTATCGTGATTATGATGCACCCCAAGCAAAAGGAGAGTATGCAAAGATTTTTGAAGAGGAGTATGAAAAGTTAAAGAATGAGATGAAAGATCTCTTCAATCAAGATTATTTTGCACATTTAGATAGCTTTAGCACTGATGATATCCATGAGGGTTACTTTAGCATTGATAAAAAAGGTAGGCTCAAGGACGCTAAAGAAAATGACGAAGATGCGTATGAGCTGATTATGAAAAACAAAGAAAGGCTTCTTTCGTTTGATACGCCTGTGAGATTTATCTTTTCACATTCAGCACTTAAAGAAGGGTGGGACAATCCAAATATTTTCCAAATCTGCACTCTACGCTACTCAAGATCGACAATCTCTAAAAGACAAGAGATTGGGCGGGGTCTTAGAATTTGTGTGGATAGAAACGGCTATAGAATGGATAAGCAAGTTCTAGGAGATGAGTTTTTTGATATCAATAATTTAACTGTCATAGCAAACGAGAGTTATGAAAGCTTTGCTAAAGCATTACAAAATGAATTTTTTGAAGATATTGATAGACCACTTACATTTACTGTTGAAAACCTTAAAGGCTTGAAATTAAAGAATAGAGAAATTGACGAAGTTTTAGCAAACAGATTGGTTGTTACTTTTGCAATGAATGGATATATTGATGAGAATTTTCACTTAAGTGATAAAGTAAGGGAGGATATCGAAAAGGATAAGCTTATACTTCCTAAAGATTTGCAAGAGTATGAAGATGATATTATAAAATTTGTCCAAAAAATAGATGCTTCAAGTGTGCTGAGAAACGCAATTGAAGATGAAAAAGCAAAAAATGTGAAGTTAGAAAAACTTACACCAAATGAAAATTTTGCAAAGTTTGAAGAGTTTTGGAACAAAATTAAATTCAAAACAACCTATAGAATCGATTTTGATAGCAATGAGTTGATAGAAAAAGTGATTGAGCGAATTAACAAAGAGTTAGAAGTTAAAAGAGTAAAAATTGAGATAGTTGAAAGTGAGCAAAAAGAAAAAATACGGCTTGATGAAAATATGTTTGAAGCTAAAAAAAGAGTAGTTTTGCAAAGTGATATTGCTCTCAACAATATCAGATATGACCTTTTAGGAGAACTTAGCCGCTCTACTTATCTCAAAAGAGAAACAATTGCGAAAATTTTGCAAGGTATCAATCCTAGTAAATTTGATCTATTTAAAATCAATCCAGAAGATTTCATCATCAAAGTGCGCGACATTATCGAAGAAGAAAAAGCCACCATCTTCATCAGTGCTATCAATTACGATGTAAGTGGTGAATTTGAGAGTGAGATTTTTACAATAAATAATTTCAAAGGAAAAATTGATGAAGATATTATAAAAGTTAAAAAGCATATCTATGATTATTTAAAATTTGATTCTAAAATAGAAAAAGAGTTTGCCAAAAATTTAGAAACTGGTGATATTATCGTTTATGCAAAACTGCCAGGTAAATTTAAAATCCCGACACCAGCAGGATACTACAATCCAGATTTTGCCATTCTTTTTAAAAAAGAAAAGACTATCTATTTCATAGCTGAAACCAAAGGGAGTTTAAAATCAATGGAGCTTAAAGGCAAAGAAAAAGCAAAAATAGAGTATGCGAGAAAACATTTTTCTTATCTTTCCGATCATCAAACAGATGACAATAGTAAGCTTATATATAAAGTTGTTAATAGTATAGAAGATTTGGATTTTGTATAA
- the mnmA gene encoding tRNA 2-thiouridine(34) synthase MnmA, giving the protein MKKRVLLAMSGGVDSSFTATLLQKEGYEVVGVYFMFHPRAEYHKKNIENIKKVAKLLDIEYHIEDRTEEFSERVYKPFVEGYIAGLTPNPCALCNRVMKFTELVEMADRLDIERVATGHYAKTDGKFIYEATDKSKDQSYFLFNLKREFLPRIIFPLGNWYKEDVKKEALKIPLLQSIAEQKESSEICFVEQSYIDVLKEHTEVDMPGKVLNTKGKVVGEHKGYMHYTIGKRKGFRVHGATEPHYVLDVIPEKNIIVVGNKEQLAKQRVVLSGLNMFIDDKEFDAFIKVRYRTHKVPCKVKRDGNVAVAELQEPVYGLAKGQAGVFYDEEKVLGGGWIV; this is encoded by the coding sequence GTGAAAAAAAGAGTACTACTTGCGATGAGTGGAGGAGTGGATAGCTCCTTTACCGCCACACTACTGCAAAAAGAGGGCTACGAAGTTGTTGGTGTCTACTTCATGTTTCATCCCCGTGCTGAATACCATAAAAAAAATATCGAAAATATCAAAAAGGTTGCCAAGCTCTTAGATATCGAATACCACATAGAAGATAGAACCGAAGAGTTTAGCGAACGAGTCTATAAACCATTTGTAGAAGGGTACATTGCCGGGCTCACACCCAATCCGTGTGCACTTTGCAACAGAGTGATGAAGTTTACTGAACTTGTGGAGATGGCAGATAGGCTTGACATTGAGAGGGTAGCTACTGGCCACTATGCCAAGACTGATGGCAAATTTATCTATGAAGCAACTGATAAGAGCAAAGATCAAAGCTACTTCCTCTTTAATCTCAAAAGAGAGTTTTTGCCCCGTATCATCTTTCCTCTTGGAAACTGGTATAAAGAGGATGTAAAAAAAGAGGCGCTGAAAATTCCTTTGCTTCAATCAATTGCAGAGCAAAAAGAGAGTAGCGAGATATGTTTTGTAGAGCAAAGCTATATCGATGTGCTCAAAGAACACACTGAGGTGGATATGCCAGGGAAGGTACTCAATACAAAAGGGAAAGTGGTAGGAGAGCACAAAGGCTATATGCACTATACTATCGGCAAGCGCAAAGGTTTTCGGGTTCATGGAGCAACTGAGCCTCACTATGTACTTGATGTGATACCTGAGAAAAATATCATTGTTGTGGGTAATAAAGAGCAGTTAGCAAAGCAGCGAGTGGTGCTAAGTGGTCTCAACATGTTCATCGATGACAAAGAGTTTGATGCCTTTATCAAAGTACGCTATCGCACACATAAAGTTCCTTGCAAAGTCAAACGTGATGGAAATGTAGCAGTTGCCGAGCTCCAAGAACCTGTCTATGGGCTTGCGAAGGGACAGGCTGGAGTCTTTTATGATGAAGAGAAGGTGCTAGGTGGAGGCTGGATAGTTTAG
- the lepA gene encoding translation elongation factor 4, with translation MENIRNFSIIAHIDHGKSTLADRLIQTCGAIDERKMSEQVMDTMDIEKERGITIKAQSVRLRYKAKDGKEYILNLIDTPGHVDFSYEVSRSLASSEGALLVVDASQGVEAQTIANVYIALENNLELIPVINKIDLPAADPERVKEDIENTIGLDCSDAIEVSAKTGIGIEELLEAIVERIPAPQGNPDAPTKALIYDSWFDSYLGALALVRVFDGEIKKGQEVFVMGTGKKHEVLDLMYPHPIKPQKTDAIKTGEIGIVVMGLKNIGDVQVGDTITDAANPTAEPIEGFEEAKPFVFAGLYPIDTDKFEDLREALEKLKLNDAAITYEPETSAALGFGFRVGFLGLLHMEVVKERLEREFGLDLIATAPTVTYKVKKTDGTELQIQNPSELPPPQEIDTIYEPYVKATIITPTEFLGNVLNLLSEKRGIQLKMDYITQDRVMLEYEIPMNEIVMDFYDKLKTVTKGYASFDYEPSGYKEGDLVKLDIRVAGEVVDALSIIVPRDKAQYKGRELVKKMKELVPKQLFEVAIQASIGNKIIARETVSAMRKNVTAKCYGGDITRKRKLLEKQKAGKKRMKAIGKVQLPQEAFLSVLKID, from the coding sequence ATGGAAAATATTAGAAATTTCTCGATTATTGCTCATATCGACCATGGCAAAAGTACGCTTGCTGATAGGCTCATCCAAACCTGCGGTGCTATAGATGAGCGTAAAATGAGTGAGCAGGTCATGGACACTATGGATATAGAAAAAGAGCGCGGTATCACGATCAAGGCACAAAGTGTTCGCCTGCGTTACAAAGCAAAAGATGGTAAAGAGTACATCCTCAATCTCATTGATACTCCAGGCCATGTGGACTTTAGCTATGAGGTGAGCAGATCCTTGGCTTCGAGTGAAGGAGCATTGCTTGTAGTTGATGCCAGTCAGGGAGTAGAAGCGCAAACGATTGCAAATGTCTATATCGCACTTGAAAACAACCTTGAGCTCATCCCCGTAATAAACAAAATCGATCTTCCTGCAGCAGATCCAGAGCGGGTCAAAGAGGATATCGAAAACACGATTGGACTAGATTGCAGTGATGCAATTGAGGTGAGTGCAAAGACAGGAATAGGAATAGAAGAGCTATTAGAGGCGATAGTAGAGCGCATACCAGCTCCACAAGGTAACCCAGATGCACCTACAAAAGCTCTCATATATGATAGCTGGTTTGATAGCTATCTTGGAGCATTGGCACTTGTAAGAGTCTTTGATGGTGAGATTAAAAAAGGGCAAGAAGTGTTCGTTATGGGCACTGGCAAGAAACATGAGGTGCTAGATCTCATGTATCCCCACCCAATCAAACCGCAAAAGACCGATGCAATTAAAACAGGCGAGATTGGTATCGTCGTCATGGGGCTCAAAAACATTGGCGATGTACAAGTGGGTGATACGATTACTGATGCAGCCAATCCAACAGCTGAGCCAATTGAAGGTTTTGAAGAAGCGAAACCTTTCGTTTTTGCTGGACTCTATCCTATTGATACCGACAAATTTGAAGATCTACGTGAAGCACTTGAAAAACTCAAGCTCAACGATGCAGCTATAACCTATGAGCCAGAGACATCTGCAGCTCTTGGTTTTGGATTTCGTGTGGGTTTTTTGGGACTTTTACATATGGAGGTTGTAAAAGAGAGACTTGAGAGGGAATTTGGGCTTGATCTTATAGCTACTGCTCCAACGGTTACATATAAAGTCAAAAAGACTGATGGAACAGAGCTGCAGATTCAAAACCCTAGTGAACTGCCACCTCCGCAAGAGATTGACACTATTTATGAGCCATATGTCAAAGCTACAATAATAACACCGACAGAGTTTTTGGGAAATGTTCTTAATCTATTAAGTGAAAAGCGCGGAATCCAGCTGAAAATGGACTACATCACACAAGATAGAGTGATGCTAGAGTATGAAATCCCTATGAATGAGATCGTGATGGATTTTTATGATAAGCTCAAAACAGTAACTAAAGGGTATGCAAGTTTTGATTATGAGCCGAGCGGTTATAAAGAGGGTGATCTTGTCAAGCTTGATATCCGCGTAGCGGGAGAGGTGGTGGATGCACTCTCTATCATTGTGCCTCGCGACAAAGCGCAATATAAAGGAAGAGAATTAGTCAAAAAGATGAAAGAGCTCGTTCCAAAGCAGCTCTTTGAAGTGGCTATTCAAGCAAGTATCGGCAATAAAATCATAGCTCGTGAGACAGTAAGTGCGATGCGCAAAAATGTTACTGCTAAGTGTTATGGTGGCGATATTACACGAAAGAGAAAGCTTTTGGAAAAGCAAAAAGCTGGTAAAAAACGCATGAAAGCGATAGGAAAAGTACAGCTTCCTCAAGAAGCATTTTTGAGTGTTTTGAAGATCGACTGA
- a CDS encoding P-loop NTPase, with amino-acid sequence MRFITITSGKGGVGKSTIAANIAYLLSIYGYKTAIFDADIGLANQDIILGVKPEFTILDVMKGKVSFERCVIQINNNLYLIPGESGEEILEFDNQELLDKFYKGIEKFADLDFLIIDTGAGIGESVQSFIRASTDTIIVTVPDPSAIMDAYSMIKYSAKIKDHLYMIINRAKNKKEALEIFQKIQSVAERHIPQKFNLELLGFVQKSDVVEECSKARQLVAKEQPSSIVAMELSDIVKKLTNSLTKDGEHIKETPNIAVFFKRLLQKI; translated from the coding sequence ATGAGGTTTATTACGATAACCAGTGGTAAAGGTGGTGTTGGCAAGAGTACAATTGCAGCCAATATTGCATATCTCCTCTCCATTTATGGATATAAAACAGCAATTTTTGATGCAGATATTGGGCTTGCCAATCAAGATATTATTTTGGGTGTCAAGCCAGAATTTACCATATTGGACGTAATGAAAGGAAAAGTCTCTTTTGAAAGGTGTGTGATACAGATCAATAACAATCTCTACCTCATTCCTGGTGAGAGTGGTGAAGAGATTTTGGAGTTTGACAATCAGGAATTACTTGATAAGTTTTATAAAGGGATAGAAAAATTTGCAGATCTTGACTTTCTCATTATTGATACCGGAGCAGGTATTGGTGAGAGTGTACAAAGCTTCATAAGAGCCTCTACAGATACTATAATTGTGACAGTTCCAGACCCTTCAGCTATAATGGATGCTTATTCTATGATAAAATATAGCGCAAAGATAAAAGATCATCTTTATATGATTATCAATAGAGCCAAAAATAAAAAAGAGGCTCTTGAGATTTTTCAAAAGATTCAAAGTGTTGCCGAGCGTCATATTCCTCAAAAGTTCAATCTAGAACTTTTGGGATTTGTGCAAAAGAGTGATGTTGTCGAAGAGTGCAGCAAAGCACGCCAGCTTGTTGCAAAGGAGCAACCTTCATCGATTGTAGCAATGGAGCTGAGTGACATTGTAAAAAAACTTACAAATTCACTCACAAAAGATGGAGAACATATCAAAGAGACCCCAAATATAGCGGTATTTTTCAAAAGGCTGCTACAAAAAATATGA